The Erythrolamprus reginae isolate rEryReg1 chromosome 3, rEryReg1.hap1, whole genome shotgun sequence genome contains a region encoding:
- the DSG4 gene encoding desmoglein-4, giving the protein MGELPQMSHMAKGDHCAYFVLILTLFQVSLDFSISTFHVQVKEWDEKGTERWKSHRRQKREWIKFAAACREGEDNSKRNPIARIRSDCEKDEPIIYKISGVGIDQQPVGVFIINQKTGEINITKIVDREETPMFVIHCHAISVITGKSIETPLDLRVRVLDINDNPPIFTQHMFSGSIIESSMENTLIMKITATDADEPNNLNSKIAYKIESQTPSGPLLFILNTENGELHIAKALDREEQSQYTLVVKASDRNGGPDGISSECLCQVKVQDVNDNFPTLSQSSFSVSILENSLSQELLRIQVFDADQEFTDNWFAEFFFISGNENHNFEITIDRTTNEGILSVVKVIDYEQFSTININIGVRNVAPFHSSVASLYQPMGTPIMVQITNVIEGPAFSPSTLTITASESLTSETILTYTVATFQAIDQDTGKIATNIRYEIGRDPAAWFQIHPQTAVITFKKTIDRESIYVVNGVYTAEVLAITRDSPYTTATGTIMLTIQDVNDNCPVVTEEIRRVCMDNPNVVITARDPDDSPYGPPFTFSIIAQPQGSWWDFKVVNGTSVALFTDNMEFIIYEVQIKVTDNSGKSCQRPLVIPLQACNCDQNGMCVKMATKRVKVIIIGGGGAGGGAGGGGAGGGGAGGGGAGGGGAGGGGAGGGGAGGGGAGGGGAGGGGAGGGGTGGGGAGGGGAGGGGTGGGGTGGGWNTGGSGIDGAGGGTGGTGGEHSHGGITGHAIDVDGTGRDLGDTSLSAAAIGLMILGGLIFVLVPILMSQSDCFGYMGSRSAGGVGAGFEPVPECTEGAIHSWGIEGAQPEDRDVSNICAPVTAASKGEFADSSDIYTTKYGDGGMVSSGIEETTGLGATKGYGTTFGYGTTTGYGTTGRKDTFGGIKEYREGGVNMAFLDSYFSEKAFAYADEDEGRPANDCLLIYDHEGIGTPVGSIGCCSFIGDDLDESYLDTLGPKFKTLAEICLGREIEHFPDLSMPLPNPDIEVNLPPPGTTIVVNTSSSMPQPTAVGGTTVVTENTYTTTSNVQPPRPMPDPMLHGNVVVTETYTSGSTMKPPTLNVDPMSGSNVVVRERVLAPAPVADFHGMIDIPDLSGGSNVVVTERVIAPNSRLPASLSIPNLTEGSNVVVTERVIRPAASVHGNMTLPSDISSGRNVVVTERVLSGAGGGPGNLSSGPNSLLASDNLFGQTIGTASPGLARRRVTKYSTLQYSN; this is encoded by the exons GAGACCATTGTGCTTATTTTGTCCTTATTTTGACTCTTTTCCAGGTGTCTCTGGATTTCAGCATCAGTACTTTTCATGTTCAG GTAAAAGAATGGGATGAAAAAGGAACGGAGAGATGGAAATCCCATCGGAGGCAGAAACGAGAATGGATTAAATTTGCTGCTGCTTGTAGGGAAGGAGAAGATAATTCAAAAAGAAATCCAATTGCAAGA ATTCGATCAGATTGTGAAAAAGACGAgccaattatatataaaataagtgGAGTAGGAATTGATCAACAGCCCGTGGGAGTATTTATCATCAACCAGAAGACTGGTGAAATTAATATAACAAAAATAGTAGATCGAGAAGAGACTCCAATGTTTGTG ATTCACTGTCACGCTATAAGTGTTATAACTGGAAAATCAATAGAAACACCTCTTGATCTTCGTGTTCGGGTTCTGGATATAAATGACAATCCCCCAATATTTACACAACACATGTTCTCAGGGTCGATAATAGAAAGCAGCATGGAAA atACATTAATAATGAAAATAACTGCTACAGATGCTGATGAGCCCAATAATTTAAATTCCAAAATTGCATACAAAATTGAAAGCCAAACTCCTTCAGGCCCCTTATTGTTTATCTTGAACACGGAGAATGGAGAGCTTCACATTGCAAAAGCTCTTGATAGAGAG GAACAAAGCCAATATACTCTAGTTGTCAAAGCCTCAGATAGAAATGGAGGACCAGATGGAATATCATCAGAATGTTTGTGTCAGGTTAAAGTTCAGGATGTGAATGATAATTTTCCTACTCTTTCACAAAGCTCG TTTTCAGTatcaattctagaaaattcaCTGAGTCAGGAGCTGCTGAGGATTCAGGTATTTGATGCAGATCAAGAATTTACAGATAACTGGTTTGCAGAATTTTTCTTCATCTCAGGAAATGAAAACCACAATTTTGAGATCACAATAGACAGAACGACTAATGAAGGCATCCTGTCTGTTGTAAAG gtAATTGATTATGAACAATTTTCAACCATAAACATTAATATTGGTGTGCGAAATGTTGCTCCTTTCCACTCTTCTGTGGCTTCTCTTTATCAACCTATGGGAACCCCAATTATGGTACAGATAACTAACGTAATTGAAGGACCAGCATTTAGTCCATCTACACTGACCATCACTGCATCTGAGAGCTTAACAAGTGAAACTATACTCACTTACACTGTTGCGACATTTCAAGCCATTGATCAGGATACTGGAAAAATTGCCACAAATATTCG GTATGAGATAGGCCGTGATCCTGCTGCCTGGTTTCAAATCCATCCTCAAACTGCTGTCATCACTTTTAAGAAAACTATTGATCGAGAATCAATTTATGTAGTCAATGGGGTATACACAGCAGAGGTGCTTGCTATTACCAGAG ACAGCCCTTACACAACAGCCACTGGCACTATCATGCTTACAATTCAAGATGTCAATGATAACTGTCCCGTTGTAACTGAAGAGATCAGGAGAGTATGTATGGACAATCCAAATGTGGTGATCACAGCTAGAGATCCAGATGATTCTCCATATGGACCACCCTTTACATTTAGCATTATCGCTCAGCCTCAGGGCAGCTGGTGGGATTTCAAAGTGGTAAATG GTACTTCTGTAGCTCTGTTCACTGACAATATGGAATTCATAATTTATGAGGTCCAAATCAAAGTGACCGACAACAGTGGCAAAAGCTGTCAAAGGCCACTTGTAATTCCTCTGCAAGCATGTAATTGTGACCAAAATGGAATGTGTGTCAAAATGGCTACCAAGAGAGTCAAAGTTATAATTATTGGTGGTGGAGGAGCAGGTGGAGGAGCAGGCGGTGGTGGAGCAGGCGGTGGAGGAGCAGGTGGTGGAGGAGCAGGCGGTGGAGGAGCAGGCGGTGGAGGAGCAGGCGGTGGAGGTGCTGGTGGTGGTGGAGCGGGTGGTGGAGGTGCTGGTGGTGGAGGAGCGGGTGGTGGAGGAACAGGTGGTGGAGGAGCAGGTGGTGGAGGTGCTGGTGGTGGAGGAACGGGTGGTGGAGGAACAGGTGGTGGCTGGAATACAGGTGGAAGTGGTATTGATGGTGCTGGTGGTGGTACAGGTGGCACTGGTGGTGAACATTCACATGGTGGCATTACTGGACATGCAATTGATGTAGACGGAACAGGGAGAGATTTAGGAGATACATCTCTTAGTGCTGCTGCCATTGGCCTGATGATTCTTGGAGGATTAATATTTGTGT TGGTACCAATTCTGATGTCACAGAGTGATTGTTTTGGTTATATGGGATCCAGATCGGCTGGTGGAGTGGGAGCTGGATTTGAGCCAGTGCCAGAATGCACAGAAGGAGCTATTCATTCCTGGGGAATTGAAGGAGCACAACCTGAAGACCGG GATGTGTCAAATATCTGTGCACCAGTAACTGCTGCAAGTAAAGGGGAGTTTGCAGACTCTTCAG aTATATACACAACTAAATATGGTGATGGAGGAATGGTGAGTTCAGGAATTGAAGAAACAACAGGACTTGGAGCAACAAAAGGCTATGGAACTACATTTGGTTATGGAACAACCACAGGCTATGGGACAACAGGACGGAAAGATACATTTGGAGGAATAAAAGAATACCGAGAAGGTGGTGTGAATATGGCTTTCCTAGACAGCTACTTCTCTGAG aaagcCTTTGCCTATGCTGATGAAGATGAAGGCAGACCTGCAAATGACTGTCTCCTAATATATGATCATGAGGGCATAGGAACTCCTGTTGGTTCTATTGGCTGTTGCAGTTTTATTGGGGATGATCTGGATGAATCCTATTTGGATACATTAGGACCTAAATTTAAGACCTTGGCGGAGATCTGCTTGGGAAGAGAGATTGAGCACTTCCCAGATCTTAGCATGCCTCTGCCTAATCCTGATATTGAGGTAAATCTGCCACCACCTGGAACCACGATTGTTGTTAATACATCTTCATCTATGCCTCAACCTACTGCTGTGGGTGGTACCACAGTCGTTACGGAAAATACTTATACCACCACTTCCAATGTACAACCTCCAAGGCCAATGCCTGATCCTATGCTCCATGGTAACGTAGTTGTAACAGAAACATATACTTCAGGCTCAACAATGAAACCTCCTACACTTAATGTTGATCCTATGAGTGGGTCAAATGTTGTGGTCAGAGAAAGAGTGCTGGCTCCTGCCCCAGTCGCTGATTTTCACGGCATGATAGATATTCCCGATCTATCAGGTGGGTCCAATGTTGTGGTTACAGAAAGAGTAATTGCTCCCAATTCAAGGTTACCAGCTTCTTTGAGCATTCCTAATCTGACAGAAGGGTCAAATGTAGTTGTGACCGAAAGAGTGATTCGACCTGCTGCTAGTGTACATGGCAACATGACCCTCCCTTCTGACATATCAAGTGGCCGTAATGTGGTTGTAACCGAAAGAGTTCTGTCTGGAGCAGGTGGTGGCCCTGGGAATCTAAGTAGTGGTCCTAATTCATTGTTGGCTTCTGATAACCTTTTTGGTCAGACAATTGGAACAGCTTCTCCTGGTTTAGCTCGAAGAAGGGTAACAAAATACAGCACTCTACAGTATTCTAATTAG